From a single Gemmatimonadaceae bacterium genomic region:
- a CDS encoding efflux RND transporter permease subunit, whose translation MGIAGRIARAFLHSKLTPLIAVASLILGAIGIIATPREEEPQISVPMIDVISTMPGASPTEVENLVSRPIERRMWEIPGVDYVYSTSTEGMSLVTVRFKVGENQETSVSKVHAKLFADADQAPPGVSPPLIKPHSIDDVPVLTLTLHGGGYGSNELRQMALHLEAEIRTVPDVAQTFVVGGEPKQMRVTIDPVRLAASGVTPGEVSMALGGANARLQAGEFTADDSVFRVDVGAPLVTPADVGSVVVTTRGGHPIYLRDVADVQEGFAERTNYVSHAARDSTPESAVTIAVSKRHGSNATVITRAVIDRVNATRGRVLPAGVAVDVTRDYGQTAGEKARELMMHLALATLSVTLLIGLVLGWREALVVLIAVPVTLALTLFAYYALGYTLNRITLFALIFSIGILVDDAIVVVENIYRHLRLGDRPPDVAAVEAVDEVGNPTILATFTVIAAILPMAFVSGMMGPYMRPIPVGASFAMLASLGVAFIITPYVSYRLLKGHVAKTTVPHDALHEPEEATKPAHWYARIMTPLIERTRLRMAFYAGTVLLLIGSVALLFIGAVKVKMLPFDNKNEFQVVLDLPAGASLETSAAAAEQVAAYVRHVPEVESAEVYAGTAAPFNFNGLVRHYFMRRGDNVADVQVNLVGKGERSRQSHAIAVAVRPGIDSIAQRYHASAKIAEIPPGPPVLATLVAEVYGPSDSARLKTAIDVRHVFETTPGVVDVDWTLQAPQAKRAFRVDRAQAAEAGASVDEITQTLALALSGAPAGLMAEPTAREGVEIVPRLARDRRSSVDALLSIPVATAHGPQPLARFVHVVPEVLQSQRMRKNLRPVIYVTGDVAGAVEAPVYAILKMNKALDTLRVDGQPIHIYNAVQPATLDETAVKWDGEWQVTIEVFRDLGLAFAVVLILIYVLVVGWFQSFTVPLVIMAPIPLTLIGILPGHALTGAFFTATSMIGMIALAGIIVRNSILLVDFIQLAEDRGRSLREAVIEAGAVRFRPIALTAAAVVVGGIVMVLDPIFQGLAVALMSGAVVATLLTMVVVPLLYWELRSRQEAHAK comes from the coding sequence ATGGGTATCGCCGGTCGCATCGCGCGCGCCTTCCTGCACTCCAAGCTCACGCCGCTGATCGCCGTGGCGTCGCTGATCCTCGGCGCCATCGGCATCATCGCCACGCCGCGCGAGGAGGAGCCGCAGATCTCCGTTCCGATGATCGACGTCATCTCCACCATGCCCGGCGCCTCGCCGACCGAAGTGGAGAACCTCGTCAGCCGCCCCATCGAGCGGCGGATGTGGGAGATCCCGGGCGTGGACTACGTGTACAGCACGTCCACCGAAGGCATGTCGCTGGTCACGGTGCGGTTCAAGGTGGGCGAGAACCAGGAGACGAGCGTCTCCAAGGTGCACGCCAAGCTGTTCGCCGACGCCGACCAGGCGCCGCCGGGCGTCTCGCCGCCGCTGATCAAGCCCCACTCCATCGACGACGTGCCGGTGCTCACGCTCACCCTGCACGGCGGCGGCTACGGCTCCAACGAGCTGCGCCAGATGGCGCTGCATCTCGAGGCCGAGATCCGCACCGTGCCCGACGTGGCGCAGACCTTCGTCGTCGGCGGCGAACCCAAGCAGATGCGCGTCACCATCGATCCGGTGCGCCTCGCCGCGAGCGGCGTGACGCCCGGCGAGGTCTCGATGGCGCTGGGCGGCGCCAACGCCCGGCTCCAGGCCGGCGAGTTCACGGCCGACGATTCGGTGTTCCGCGTGGACGTCGGCGCGCCGCTCGTGACGCCGGCCGACGTGGGCAGCGTCGTCGTGACCACCCGCGGCGGACACCCGATCTACCTGCGCGACGTGGCCGACGTCCAGGAAGGCTTCGCCGAACGCACCAACTACGTGTCGCACGCGGCCCGCGACAGCACGCCGGAGAGCGCGGTCACGATCGCCGTCTCCAAGCGCCACGGCTCCAACGCCACGGTCATCACGCGCGCCGTGATCGACCGCGTGAACGCCACGCGCGGCCGCGTCCTGCCGGCGGGCGTCGCCGTGGACGTGACGCGCGACTACGGCCAGACGGCCGGCGAGAAGGCGCGCGAATTGATGATGCACCTGGCGCTGGCCACGCTGTCGGTGACGCTGCTCATCGGCCTCGTGCTCGGCTGGCGCGAAGCGCTCGTCGTGCTGATCGCCGTGCCGGTCACGCTCGCCCTCACGCTGTTCGCGTACTACGCGCTGGGCTACACGCTCAACCGCATCACGCTGTTCGCGCTGATCTTCTCCATCGGCATCCTCGTCGACGACGCGATCGTGGTCGTGGAGAACATCTACCGCCACCTGCGGCTGGGCGATCGCCCCCCCGACGTGGCGGCGGTGGAGGCCGTCGACGAGGTGGGCAATCCGACCATCCTCGCCACGTTCACCGTCATCGCGGCCATCCTCCCGATGGCGTTCGTCTCCGGCATGATGGGCCCGTACATGCGTCCCATCCCGGTGGGCGCGTCGTTCGCCATGCTCGCCTCGCTCGGCGTGGCGTTCATCATCACGCCGTACGTCTCGTACCGGCTGCTCAAGGGCCACGTGGCCAAGACCACCGTGCCGCACGACGCGCTGCACGAGCCCGAAGAGGCCACCAAGCCGGCGCACTGGTACGCCCGCATCATGACGCCGCTCATCGAACGCACCCGCCTGCGCATGGCGTTCTACGCCGGCACGGTGCTGCTCCTGATCGGCTCGGTGGCCCTGCTGTTCATCGGCGCCGTGAAGGTGAAGATGCTGCCGTTCGACAACAAGAACGAATTCCAGGTGGTGCTCGACCTGCCCGCCGGCGCTTCGCTCGAGACGAGCGCGGCCGCCGCCGAACAGGTCGCGGCCTACGTCCGCCACGTGCCCGAGGTGGAGAGCGCCGAGGTGTACGCGGGCACGGCGGCGCCGTTCAACTTCAATGGGCTGGTGCGCCACTACTTCATGCGCCGCGGCGACAACGTGGCCGACGTGCAGGTGAATCTGGTCGGCAAGGGAGAGCGCAGCCGGCAGAGCCATGCGATCGCCGTGGCGGTACGCCCCGGCATCGACTCCATTGCCCAGCGGTATCACGCCTCGGCCAAGATCGCCGAGATCCCGCCCGGTCCGCCGGTGTTGGCCACGCTCGTGGCCGAGGTGTATGGCCCCAGCGACAGCGCGCGGCTCAAGACGGCCATCGACGTGCGCCACGTGTTCGAGACCACGCCCGGCGTGGTGGACGTGGACTGGACACTGCAGGCGCCGCAGGCCAAACGCGCCTTCCGCGTGGATCGCGCGCAGGCCGCCGAAGCCGGGGCGAGCGTGGACGAGATCACCCAGACGCTGGCCCTGGCCCTGTCGGGCGCGCCGGCCGGATTGATGGCCGAGCCCACGGCGCGCGAGGGCGTGGAGATCGTGCCGCGTCTTGCCCGCGACCGCCGGTCGTCGGTGGATGCGCTGCTGAGCATTCCGGTGGCCACGGCCCACGGGCCGCAGCCGTTGGCCCGGTTCGTGCACGTGGTGCCCGAGGTGCTGCAGTCGCAGCGCATGCGCAAGAATCTGCGGCCGGTGATCTACGTGACCGGCGACGTGGCGGGTGCCGTGGAAGCGCCGGTGTACGCCATCCTCAAGATGAACAAGGCGCTCGACACGCTGCGCGTGGATGGACAGCCCATCCACATCTACAACGCCGTGCAGCCGGCCACGCTGGACGAGACGGCGGTGAAGTGGGACGGGGAATGGCAGGTGACAATCGAGGTGTTCCGCGATCTGGGCCTGGCGTTCGCCGTCGTGCTGATCCTGATCTACGTCCTCGTGGTGGGCTGGTTCCAGTCGTTCACGGTGCCGCTGGTGATCATGGCGCCCATTCCGCTCACGCTCATCGGCATCCTGCCGGGGCACGCGCTCACGGGGGCGTTCTTCACCGCCACCTCGATGATCGGGATGATCGCGCTGGCGGGCATCATCGTGCGCAATTCCATCCTGCTCGTGGACTTCATCCAACTGGCCGAGGACCGCGGGCGCTCGCTGCGTGAAGCGGTGATCGAAGCCGGCGCGGTGCGGTTCCGGCCCATCGCGCTCACCGCGGCCGCGGTGGTGGTGGGCGGGATCGTGATGGTGCTCGATCCGATCTTCCAGGGGCTCGCGGTGGCGCTGATGAGCGGCGCCGTGGTGGCCACGCTGCTGACGATGGTGGTGGTGCCGTTGTTGTACTGGGAACTTCGCTCGCGCCAGGAGGCGCACGCCAAGTGA
- a CDS encoding metalloregulator ArsR/SmtB family transcription factor produces the protein MSNAKMTPELLALIADRFKVLAEPARLQILQALRAGERSVSDLAHDTGLGQANLSKHLRSLHDGGFVDRHRDGLYVIYRLSDNDVFRICDLMCGRLEEMSTQRRKLLARR, from the coding sequence ATGAGCAACGCCAAGATGACCCCGGAACTGCTCGCACTCATTGCCGACCGCTTCAAGGTGTTGGCGGAGCCGGCGCGATTGCAGATCCTACAGGCCCTACGCGCTGGCGAACGCTCGGTGAGCGACCTGGCCCACGACACGGGACTCGGACAGGCCAATCTGTCCAAGCACCTCCGGAGCCTCCACGACGGCGGGTTCGTTGACCGCCATCGCGACGGGCTGTACGTGATCTACCGGCTGTCGGACAACGATGTGTTCCGCATCTGCGACCTGATGTGCGGCCGGCTCGAAGAGATGAGCACGCAGCGACGGAAGTTACTGGCGCGACGGTAG
- a CDS encoding efflux RND transporter periplasmic adaptor subunit, producing the protein MHISFARAMATGGLLVAAACSGPAPQHTAARTAPAAGTAYVVADSTIQSVLDAAGTAQPFTEATLSTKLMGTVTDVLVHEGDVVAAGQPLVHIDARDLVARDAQVRAAIASAEAMQHDAQTQAARIRALYADSAATRAQLDAVETGLARANAGVAAANASARELDATRAYADVRAPFAGIVTQRFVDPGAFAAPGAPLVTVQNTSRLRVSVNAAPEDVRGLKRGARVQATIEDTTVTATVEGVVPAAGNVYTVNAIVDNPRHRLTAGGAASIAIPQGRRTAVLVPLAAIRREGDLTGVIVREATGDALRWVRLGAVRGAFVEVTSGLRAGTTIVVAPTTAGGA; encoded by the coding sequence ATGCACATTTCGTTCGCTCGCGCGATGGCCACCGGCGGCCTCCTCGTCGCCGCGGCCTGCTCCGGCCCCGCCCCGCAGCATACCGCGGCCAGAACCGCGCCCGCCGCCGGCACCGCGTATGTGGTGGCCGATTCGACCATCCAATCGGTGCTCGACGCCGCCGGCACCGCGCAGCCGTTCACCGAAGCCACGCTGTCCACCAAGCTCATGGGCACGGTCACCGACGTCCTCGTGCACGAGGGCGACGTCGTGGCCGCCGGCCAGCCGCTGGTGCACATCGACGCCCGCGACCTCGTGGCCCGCGACGCGCAGGTCCGGGCCGCGATCGCCAGCGCCGAGGCCATGCAGCACGATGCCCAGACGCAGGCCGCGCGCATCCGCGCCCTCTACGCCGATAGCGCCGCCACGCGCGCCCAGCTCGACGCCGTGGAGACGGGACTGGCCCGCGCCAACGCCGGCGTGGCCGCCGCCAACGCCAGCGCCCGCGAACTCGACGCCACCCGTGCTTACGCCGACGTGCGCGCCCCGTTCGCCGGCATCGTCACCCAGCGGTTCGTCGATCCCGGCGCCTTCGCCGCGCCCGGCGCGCCGCTCGTGACCGTGCAGAACACATCGCGCCTGCGCGTGAGCGTGAACGCCGCGCCCGAGGACGTTCGCGGACTCAAGCGCGGGGCGCGCGTGCAGGCCACGATCGAGGACACCACCGTCACCGCCACCGTCGAAGGCGTGGTGCCGGCCGCCGGCAACGTCTACACGGTCAACGCCATCGTCGACAATCCGCGCCACCGGCTCACCGCCGGCGGCGCCGCGTCGATCGCCATTCCGCAGGGACGCCGCACGGCCGTGCTCGTGCCGCTCGCCGCGATCAGGCGCGAGGGCGACCTCACCGGCGTCATCGTGCGTGAGGCCACGGGCGACGCGCTGCGCTGGGTGCGCCTGGGCGCCGTGCGGGGCGCGTTCGTCGAGGTGACGAGCGGACTGCGCGCCGGCACGACGATCGTCGTCGCGCCGACCACGGCCGGGGGAGCCTGA
- a CDS encoding TolC family protein, translated as MRKLSLALALALSAAAPLAAQTPIALPAALQRADSVAYANRMARGAADAQHASAIAPLRGILPSVQFDAGYLQTTDPIGAFGTTLRQRSTTQAAFDPHALNFPAAVRDYSGDVTVSQPLFNADAWVGRRAASLAAQAADASAEWTSRSVRGDVVRAYFGAAVAAAQVVALDSAAAAAHAHVRAAQSMERNGMVTRSDVLLASVRANELDAQRAAAEGNVLLARRQLGTLLAMPGQAVTVDARIPSAQTLRDAAAPDTANAGAASRADLRAATLGADAAGADARRARAAYLPRLNAFGRYDWHSLSHPYDGLPSWTAGVMVSWSPFSGGGTLSDVRHAAAQRAVANAAADAANANAQLEEAQTRTELVVALQRMDLAELAAAQAVEAHRLVTRKYEGGLATIVELLDAAAAQARTAVELSAARYAVIAADAARRQALGRDPGSLADLDAPASPTTR; from the coding sequence ATGCGCAAACTCTCGCTCGCCCTCGCCCTCGCGCTGTCCGCCGCCGCCCCACTCGCGGCCCAGACACCGATCGCCCTCCCCGCCGCGCTCCAGCGCGCCGACTCCGTGGCCTATGCCAATCGCATGGCCCGCGGCGCCGCCGACGCGCAGCACGCCAGCGCCATCGCCCCGCTCCGCGGCATCCTCCCCAGCGTCCAGTTCGACGCCGGCTACCTCCAGACCACCGATCCCATCGGGGCCTTCGGCACCACCCTGCGCCAGCGCTCCACCACCCAGGCGGCCTTCGACCCCCACGCCCTCAACTTCCCCGCCGCCGTCCGCGACTACTCCGGCGACGTCACGGTGTCGCAACCCCTGTTCAACGCCGACGCCTGGGTGGGACGCCGCGCCGCCTCGCTCGCCGCGCAAGCCGCCGACGCCAGCGCCGAGTGGACCAGCCGCTCCGTGCGCGGCGACGTCGTGCGCGCCTACTTCGGCGCCGCCGTCGCCGCCGCGCAGGTCGTGGCCCTCGATTCCGCCGCCGCCGCCGCGCACGCCCACGTCCGCGCCGCCCAATCCATGGAACGCAACGGCATGGTCACCCGCTCCGACGTGCTCCTCGCCTCGGTGCGCGCCAATGAACTCGACGCGCAACGCGCCGCCGCCGAGGGCAACGTGCTCCTCGCCCGCCGCCAACTCGGCACCCTGCTCGCCATGCCCGGCCAGGCCGTCACCGTGGACGCCCGGATTCCCAGCGCCCAGACCCTGCGCGACGCAGCCGCCCCCGATACCGCCAACGCCGGCGCCGCCAGTCGGGCCGACCTCCGCGCCGCCACCCTCGGCGCCGACGCCGCCGGCGCCGATGCGCGCCGCGCCCGCGCCGCGTATCTGCCGCGCCTCAATGCCTTCGGCCGCTACGACTGGCACTCGCTGTCGCATCCCTACGATGGGTTGCCCAGCTGGACGGCCGGCGTGATGGTGTCCTGGTCGCCGTTCAGTGGCGGCGGCACCCTCTCCGACGTCCGGCACGCCGCCGCCCAACGCGCCGTGGCCAACGCCGCCGCCGATGCCGCCAACGCCAATGCGCAGCTCGAAGAAGCCCAGACGCGCACCGAACTCGTCGTGGCGCTGCAGCGCATGGACCTCGCCGAGCTGGCAGCGGCGCAGGCCGTGGAAGCGCACCGCCTCGTCACCCGAAAGTACGAAGGCGGGCTGGCCACGATCGTCGAGCTGCTCGACGCCGCGGCCGCCCAGGCCAGGACCGCCGTGGAGCTGTCGGCGGCCCGCTATGCCGTGATCGCCGCGGACGCCGCGCGCCGCCAGGCGCTGGGGCGCGACCCCGGTTCCCTTGCCGACCTCGACGCCCCCGCGTCGCCCACGACTCGCTGA
- a CDS encoding DUF2892 domain-containing protein: protein MCDDMVIRRFAGVFVMASVALGWWVSPWWLLFTAFVGFNLLQSSFTKFCPLERVLGRFGLAGCTRP, encoded by the coding sequence ATGTGTGATGACATGGTGATCCGCCGGTTTGCCGGCGTCTTCGTGATGGCCTCGGTGGCCCTGGGGTGGTGGGTGTCGCCCTGGTGGCTCCTGTTCACGGCCTTCGTGGGCTTCAACCTGCTCCAATCCAGTTTCACGAAGTTCTGCCCCCTGGAGCGCGTCCTGGGGCGGTTTGGCCTGGCCGGTTGTACCCGGCCTTAG
- a CDS encoding efflux RND transporter permease subunit yields MSLSDLFIRRPVMTVLVMIGILVFGISAYRQLPVSDLPTVDYPTITVNANLPGASPETMAAAVATPLEKQFSTIAGIDNMTSTSGLGSTSITIQFSLDRNIDAAAQDVQSAIGKVLGQLPAGILPPSYQKVNPADQAIIYFALTSKLLPFSQLDEYGETVMAQRISMVSGVAQVQVFGSQKYAVRVQLDPNALAYRKIGIDEVASAIASQNVNLPTGVLWGPNRAYTVQANGQMQNAAGFQRLVVTYRNGAPVRLGDLGNVLDDVQNNKAAGWYDGERSIVLAIQRQPGTNTVAVATAVKNLMNQLRTTIPGAVEIHTLYDRSLSIDQSVHEVKFTLVLTLFLVVMVIFVFLRNVSATAIPSLALPISVIGTFAVMYLLGYSLDNLSLMALTLAVGFVVDDAIVMLENIVRHMEMGKAPMEAAFAGAREVGFTILSMTLSLTAVFIPILFLSGIMGRLFHEFAVTIAVAILVSGFVSLSLTPMLASLFLRPHGAEQHGRLFNFTERGWQWILARYEASLHVVMRHRRAMVVFAVAILAGTAALFVIIPKGFIPDEDTGQIRVTTEAAQGASYDDMVAHQQQLAAIVQRDTNVAGFMSAVGAGGFTQSSNQGRMFISLKALGHRLSANDFMAEMRPKLGKVPGMVVYMSNPPAIQIGGRVAKGQYQFTLQGSDIQALYAASQQLLDSVRKLPQLLDVSTDLQLGNPQASIEIDRERAASLGVTAQQVEMALYDAYGSRQVSTIYTPNNEYWVVMEMEPQYQRDLAALSLLYIRANNGALVPLSAVSTVSKTTGPLTVNHAGQLPAVTISFDLAPNVALGDATAAVQRVAANVVPASISTSFAGAAQAFQSAQSGLLMLLVLAIFVIYTVLGILYESFIHPLTILSGLPFAAFGALLTLLIFRVDLSIYAFVGIILLVGLVKKNAIMMIDFAIEAERTQHLPASEAIIQACLIRFRPIMMTTMAALLGTLPIALSVGAGAEARRPLGIAVVGGLFFSQFITLYITPVAYTYLDAVSRRAGGWMARRRGLPVPAELGPVGAD; encoded by the coding sequence ATGAGCCTCTCGGATCTGTTCATTCGCCGGCCGGTCATGACGGTGCTCGTCATGATCGGGATCCTCGTGTTCGGCATCAGCGCCTACCGGCAGCTGCCGGTGAGCGATCTCCCCACGGTGGATTACCCGACCATCACCGTGAACGCCAATCTGCCGGGCGCCAGCCCGGAGACGATGGCCGCCGCCGTGGCGACACCCCTCGAGAAGCAGTTCTCGACCATCGCCGGCATCGACAACATGACGTCCACGAGCGGACTCGGCTCCACGTCCATCACCATCCAGTTCTCGCTCGACCGCAACATCGACGCCGCGGCGCAGGACGTCCAGTCGGCCATCGGCAAGGTGCTGGGCCAACTCCCGGCCGGCATCCTCCCGCCGTCGTACCAGAAGGTCAACCCGGCCGACCAGGCCATCATCTACTTCGCGCTCACGTCCAAGCTCCTGCCCTTCTCGCAGCTCGACGAATACGGCGAGACCGTGATGGCGCAGCGGATCTCGATGGTCAGCGGCGTGGCCCAGGTGCAGGTGTTCGGGTCGCAGAAGTACGCCGTGCGCGTGCAACTCGATCCCAACGCCCTGGCCTACCGCAAGATCGGGATCGACGAGGTGGCCAGCGCGATCGCGTCGCAGAACGTGAACCTGCCCACCGGCGTGCTCTGGGGCCCCAATCGCGCCTATACCGTGCAGGCCAACGGCCAGATGCAGAACGCCGCCGGGTTCCAGCGGCTCGTCGTGACGTATCGCAACGGCGCGCCGGTGCGGCTGGGCGACCTGGGCAACGTGCTCGACGACGTGCAGAACAACAAGGCCGCGGGGTGGTACGACGGCGAACGCTCGATCGTGCTCGCCATCCAGCGGCAGCCCGGCACCAACACCGTGGCCGTGGCCACCGCGGTCAAGAATCTCATGAACCAGCTCCGGACCACGATCCCGGGCGCGGTGGAGATCCACACCCTGTACGACCGCTCGCTGTCCATCGACCAGTCGGTGCACGAGGTGAAGTTCACCCTCGTGCTCACGCTGTTCCTGGTCGTGATGGTGATCTTCGTGTTCCTGCGCAACGTCTCGGCCACCGCCATCCCCAGCCTGGCGCTGCCGATCTCGGTCATCGGCACCTTCGCCGTGATGTACCTGCTCGGCTACAGCCTGGACAACCTGTCGTTGATGGCGCTCACGCTGGCCGTGGGCTTCGTGGTGGACGACGCGATCGTGATGCTGGAGAACATCGTCCGCCACATGGAGATGGGCAAAGCGCCCATGGAGGCGGCCTTCGCCGGCGCCCGCGAGGTCGGATTCACGATCCTGTCGATGACGCTGTCGCTCACCGCCGTGTTCATCCCCATCCTGTTCCTGAGCGGGATCATGGGCCGGCTGTTCCACGAATTCGCGGTGACGATCGCCGTGGCCATCCTGGTGTCGGGATTCGTGTCGCTGAGCCTCACGCCCATGCTCGCCAGCCTGTTCCTGCGACCGCACGGCGCCGAGCAGCACGGGCGGCTGTTCAACTTCACGGAACGCGGATGGCAGTGGATCCTCGCGCGGTACGAGGCGTCGCTCCACGTGGTCATGCGCCACCGGCGGGCCATGGTCGTGTTCGCGGTGGCCATCCTGGCCGGCACGGCCGCGCTGTTCGTGATCATCCCCAAGGGGTTCATCCCCGACGAGGACACAGGCCAGATCCGCGTGACCACCGAGGCCGCGCAGGGCGCATCGTACGACGACATGGTGGCGCACCAGCAGCAGCTGGCGGCCATCGTCCAGCGCGACACGAACGTGGCCGGGTTCATGTCGGCCGTGGGCGCCGGCGGGTTCACGCAGTCGTCCAACCAGGGGCGGATGTTCATCAGCCTCAAGGCGCTGGGCCACCGCCTGAGCGCCAATGATTTCATGGCCGAGATGCGCCCCAAGCTCGGCAAGGTGCCGGGAATGGTCGTGTACATGTCCAACCCGCCGGCCATCCAGATCGGCGGGCGGGTGGCCAAGGGGCAGTATCAGTTCACGTTGCAGGGCTCCGACATCCAGGCGCTGTACGCGGCCTCCCAGCAGCTCCTCGATTCGGTCCGGAAGCTGCCGCAGCTGCTGGACGTTTCCACCGACCTCCAGCTGGGCAACCCGCAGGCGAGCATCGAGATCGACCGCGAGCGCGCCGCGTCGCTGGGCGTCACCGCGCAGCAGGTGGAGATGGCGCTGTACGACGCCTACGGATCGCGCCAGGTGTCCACCATCTACACGCCCAACAACGAGTACTGGGTGGTGATGGAGATGGAGCCGCAGTATCAGCGCGACCTCGCCGCCCTGTCGCTGCTCTACATCCGCGCCAACAACGGCGCGCTCGTGCCGTTGAGCGCCGTGTCCACGGTGTCCAAGACCACCGGGCCGCTCACCGTGAACCACGCCGGCCAGCTGCCGGCCGTGACGATCTCGTTCGATCTGGCGCCCAATGTGGCGCTGGGCGATGCCACGGCGGCCGTCCAGCGCGTGGCCGCCAACGTGGTGCCGGCGTCGATCAGCACCAGCTTCGCGGGCGCCGCGCAGGCGTTCCAGTCCGCCCAGTCGGGGCTGCTCATGCTGCTCGTCCTGGCCATCTTCGTCATCTACACGGTGCTCGGCATCCTGTACGAGAGCTTCATCCATCCGCTGACCATCCTCTCGGGGCTGCCGTTCGCGGCGTTCGGCGCGCTGCTCACGCTGTTGATCTTCCGCGTGGATCTGAGCATCTACGCCTTCGTGGGGATCATCCTGCTGGTGGGCCTGGTGAAGAAGAACGCGATCATGATGATCGACTTCGCGATCGAGGCCGAGCGCACGCAGCATCTGCCGGCGTCGGAGGCCATCATCCAGGCGTGCCTCATCCGGTTCCGCCCGATCATGATGACGACCATGGCGGCCCTGCTCGGGACGCTGCCGATCGCGCTGTCGGTGGGCGCGGGCGCCGAAGCGCGCCGTCCGCTGGGCATCGCGGTGGTGGGCGGACTGTTCTTCTCGCAGTTCATCACGCTGTACATCACGCCGGTGGCGTACACCTACCTCGACGCGGTGAGCCGGCGGGCCGGGGGCTGGATGGCGCGGCGCCGCGGCCTGCCCGTGCCGGCCGAGCTGGGCCCGGTGGGCGCCGACTAG
- a CDS encoding efflux RND transporter periplasmic adaptor subunit: protein MITPLRTRASRGALLALPLILLAACGKPPADHPATVPVRVAKVLRITAPYIVLANGVVEPLQTVTVEAQVGGILDNVAFHEGDEVRAGQVLFQIDPRPFQATLRQAQAALARDAAQAENAQRDADRYRALVAKDYVTKSQADQATASAVALRATLQADSAAVETARLNLAYCTVRSPIDGRTGSLLVRRGNLVKANAQALVVINQLHPILVRFPVTQQQFLALEPRMAAGPVPVRVATADSVSLAESGTLSFIDNAVDSLTGTVMAKARFANAARALWPGEYVGVTVQLGTQADALAVPNSAVVSGQNGNYVFVVDSAQSARVRPIVAGRAVGELTVIDSGLVAGETVVTDGQSRLVPGTKVDARPAVGAPAATPAKVTP from the coding sequence ATGATCACGCCGCTCCGTACCCGCGCCTCGCGCGGTGCATTGCTTGCCCTGCCGCTGATTCTGCTGGCCGCCTGCGGCAAGCCGCCCGCCGACCATCCCGCCACGGTCCCCGTGCGCGTGGCCAAGGTGCTGCGGATCACCGCTCCCTACATCGTGCTCGCCAACGGCGTCGTCGAGCCCCTGCAGACGGTGACCGTCGAAGCCCAGGTGGGCGGCATTCTCGACAACGTCGCGTTCCATGAAGGCGATGAGGTGCGCGCCGGACAGGTGCTGTTCCAGATCGACCCCCGGCCCTTCCAGGCCACGCTGCGCCAGGCGCAGGCGGCCCTGGCGCGCGACGCCGCGCAGGCCGAGAACGCCCAACGCGACGCCGACCGCTACCGCGCCCTCGTCGCCAAGGACTACGTCACCAAGTCGCAGGCCGACCAGGCCACGGCCTCGGCGGTGGCGCTGCGCGCCACCCTCCAGGCCGACAGCGCCGCCGTGGAAACGGCGCGGCTCAATCTGGCCTACTGCACCGTCCGCTCGCCGATCGACGGCCGCACCGGCAGCCTGCTCGTGCGCCGCGGGAATCTCGTCAAGGCCAACGCGCAGGCGCTGGTGGTGATCAACCAGCTGCATCCGATCCTCGTCCGCTTCCCCGTCACGCAGCAGCAATTCCTCGCCCTCGAGCCCCGCATGGCCGCCGGCCCGGTGCCGGTGCGCGTGGCCACGGCCGACAGCGTCTCGCTGGCCGAGTCGGGCACGCTGAGCTTCATCGACAACGCCGTGGATTCGCTCACCGGCACGGTGATGGCCAAGGCGCGCTTCGCCAACGCGGCGCGGGCGCTCTGGCCCGGCGAGTACGTGGGAGTCACCGTCCAACTGGGCACGCAGGCCGACGCCCTCGCCGTCCCCAACTCCGCCGTCGTCTCGGGCCAGAACGGGAACTACGTGTTCGTGGTCGACAGCGCGCAGAGCGCGCGCGTGCGGCCGATCGTCGCCGGCCGCGCGGTGGGCGAACTCACCGTCATCGATAGCGGCCTCGTGGCCGGCGAGACCGTCGTGACCGACGGCCAGTCGCGACTCGTGCCCGGCACCAAGGTGGACGCCCGGCCCGCGGTGGGCGCGCCCGCCGCGACGCCCGCCAAGGTCACGCCATGA
- the trxA gene encoding thioredoxin, which translates to MTPDSSSTVAHQQPATGVVRCPFCGALTTADLNAGNPDCSSCAKPVLIDRPMPVTDADFHRIIAESKVPVLVDFYADWCAPCRMMAPVLDDMARQYKGRLEILKLDTDRFPSVSNGLGIRGIPTLIAFHNGKEAARQVGAAPKAMIEKLLKPLLTAI; encoded by the coding sequence ATGACACCCGATAGCAGCTCCACCGTCGCACACCAGCAGCCGGCCACGGGCGTGGTCCGCTGTCCCTTCTGCGGCGCCCTCACCACCGCCGACCTCAACGCCGGCAATCCCGACTGCTCCAGCTGCGCCAAACCCGTGCTCATCGACCGCCCGATGCCGGTCACCGACGCCGACTTCCATCGCATCATCGCCGAGAGCAAGGTGCCGGTGCTCGTGGACTTCTACGCCGATTGGTGCGCCCCCTGCCGCATGATGGCCCCGGTGCTCGACGACATGGCGCGCCAGTACAAGGGCCGCCTCGAGATCCTCAAGCTCGACACCGACCGCTTCCCGTCCGTCTCCAACGGACTCGGCATCCGCGGCATCCCCACGCTCATCGCCTTCCACAACGGCAAGGAAGCCGCCCGCCAGGTGGGCGCCGCCCCCAAGGCGATGATCGAGAAGCTGCTCAAGCCGCTCCTCACCGCCATCTGA